In Crassostrea angulata isolate pt1a10 chromosome 6, ASM2561291v2, whole genome shotgun sequence, a genomic segment contains:
- the LOC128187602 gene encoding putative phospholipase B-like 2: MVVDYKQFVTGSANMTKLLHIVEQIPYFPIIFNKSGGNENVRKYGDWFSYNGSPRARIFKRDNTKVTDLKSMMSLMRYNDFTHDPLSRCNCTPPYSGENSISARCDLNPANGTYPFGALGHRSHGGTDMKVTTLYSISLIQLTNSAMFKAMQFVAISGPTYDQFAPFQWSTSDFKDNTPHMGHPDMFKFDPVVFDGTTDFKPFQR, from the exons ATGGTGGTAGACTACAAACAGTTTGTGACGGGATCAGCCAACATGACCAAGCTTCTTCATATTGTGGAGCAAATTCC GTATTTCCCtataattttcaacaaaagTGGTGGAAATGAGAACGTCAGGAAATATGGAGACTGGTTCTCTTACAACGGAAGTCCTCGAGCTAGAATCTTCAAGAGAGATAATACTAAGGTCACTGACCTTAAATCTATGATGAGCTTGATGAG GTATAATGATTTTACTCATGACCCATTATCTCGGTGCAACTGTACTCCGCCCTACAGTGGAGAAAATTCTATTTCTGCTCGCTGTGACCTGAACCCAGCCAATGGAACCTACCCGTTTGGAGCCCTGGGTCACAGATCACATGGTGGCACTGATATGAAGGTCACTACTTTGTACTCCATTTCACTCATTCaa CTAACAAACAGCGCAATGTTCAAGGCGATGCAGTTTGTGGCCATCAGTGGACCTACATATGATCAGTTCGCTCCCTTCCAATGGAGCACGTCGGACTTCAAAGACAACACTCCACACATGGGACACCCAGATATGTTCAAATTCGACCCAGTTGTGTTTGACGGAACCACAGATTTCAAACCATTCcagagataa
- the LOC128190612 gene encoding uncharacterized protein LOC128190612 has translation MSLLTPKTIVITTVPGKTQSRPITVQAPMDVDYYSEDQDGGPRKRRRLTHLSPEEKMMRRKLKNRVAAQTARDRKKAMMSDLEIQVAKLMEENKRLQRENSNLKHRSSALLTENSSLKERLGSDGSLVKLEEGTSGSAVSSVSLPRGHAPSPSLPVMPYVLTLCASSPEQATDIDVKPVCQLQIKPSGDTQPGADSSVVGPSPAELESINELIKFDHEYYKIEPLTPEPGLEVIVDSGVNSSVEIQSDTMCIVQNLKTEFPSQKDCVQTISEDSLVSSIEDFVDLEKEVLNVLPEINIDLLNEIESLIEDDLQSQAIPDSTDEVLQNGQILLPVEQNKKLQSELLPPVEEKSSLKRKHSQTCTSSSDLLFLEDCLTGSDSGISSDYSEAGSPYSDISGGLSDNVWEESFCELFPDLM, from the exons ATGTCTCTGTTAACACCGAAAACGATCGTAATTACCACCGTCCCCGGGAAGACGCAGTCCAGACCCATCACTGTACAGGCCCCAATGGACGTGGACTATTATTCGGAGGATCAGGATGGAGGGCCAAGAAAGAGGCGTCGGCTAACGCACCTGTCTCCAGAGGAAAAAATGATGCGAAG AAAATTGAAGAACCGTGTAGCAGCACAAACTGCACGTGACAGGAAGAAAGCTATGATGAGCGACCTCGAAATCCAAGTAGCAAAATTGATGGAAGAAAACAAACGTCTACAAAGAGAAAACAGTAACCTCAAACACAGATCTTCTGCCTTGTTGACGGAAAACTCGTCGCTGAAGGAACGTCTTGGATCGGACGGTTCGCTGGTGAAGCTGGAGGAGGGGACCTCGGGATCTGCAGTATCCTCAGTCTCTCTGCCGCGGGGACACGCCCCTTCTCCATCTCTACCAGTGATGCCTTACGTTCTAACTCTGTG TGCAAGTTCCCCCGAGCAAGCTACAGACATTGATGTCAAACCTGTATGCCAGCTCCAAATTAAGCCAAGCGGAGATACCCAACCTGGAGCCGATTCTTCAGTGGTGGGGCCGTCACCAGCAGAATTGGAATCCATCAATGAACTGATTAAATTTGATCATGAGTATTATAAAATCGAACCCCTCACCCCAGAGCCCGGCTTGGAGGTCATCGTCGATTCAGGAGTAAATTCTTCCGTTGAAATTCAATCCGACACAATGTGCATTGTTCAAAACCTAAAAACCGAATTTCCTTCTCAAAAGGATTGTGTTCAGACAATTTCTGAGGACTCCCTTGTTTCTTCTATTGAAGACTTTGTGGACTTAGAAAAAGAAGTGTTGAATGTTTTGCCAGAGATAAACATTGATCTtctgaatgaaattgaaagccTCATTGAAGATGACCTCCAATCTCAGGCCATTCCTGATTCCACAgatgaagttttacaaaatGGACAGATCTTGCTGCCAGTCGAACAGAATAAGAAACTTCAGAGTGAACTGTTGCCACCAGTAGAAGAGAAAAGTTCTCTGAAGAGGAAACACTCCCAGACATGTACTTCTTCATCCGATCTCCTCTTCCTAGAAGATTGTTTAACCGGCAGTGACTCTGGGATTAGCAGTGACTATAGCGAGGCTGGCTCGCCCTACAGTGACATTTCTGGAGGGCTGTCAGATAATGTCTGGGAGGAATCTTTCTGTGAACTATTCCCTGACCTGATGTAA